A single region of the Geobacillus subterraneus genome encodes:
- a CDS encoding methyl-accepting chemotaxis protein, which yields MSELTKQRRSKRALKKVTETAEALRKMIDRTRPLEEQLDRIRALLDEQLGHDEYFVLVDESGYGVVHTNRLREGRVFADPVGLAAARTNEPLLQVYERDTGEVLIDASCPFWTEPGGRRFNLRMGRLMHRPYLQWVLASVAIAPAAVSLAAALMGASPVFAALLAAAAGLGLGAIWHQTLAGQLRHWYSVARTVSSGQLQTEVKTAKKRDEFHQIAYEINKMILGIRTIIDGLAKAAKTVHDVSQEQQTEVRRLSESFDEIATAVETFREGTKQQTAAVEQADEVIQKMVERVQLMRAAVERVVRQAGEAWSSAAEGIRLMNETKANMDAMQQDISETTALIDKAAKEAARVHEMIAAIRTIAKQTNLLALNASIEAARAGEAGRGFSIVAQEVRTLAEDTNTFAAKIFASLDAMTNALEAAVRSVQGSGRHVEKTKDSLWQTGETFSSFGDMFAQLNDLLQQNEEYVNTITADGEELGKLMGGVRTVASDFSDMVQETAAGLERQTLALHELAGEADALAAAARDLETMIARFRS from the coding sequence ATGAGTGAGCTGACGAAACAGCGTCGGTCGAAACGAGCGTTGAAAAAAGTGACAGAAACGGCGGAAGCGCTGCGAAAGATGATCGACCGAACGCGTCCGCTTGAAGAGCAGCTCGACCGCATCCGCGCCTTGTTGGATGAACAGCTTGGCCATGATGAATATTTTGTTCTTGTCGATGAAAGCGGATACGGAGTTGTCCATACGAACCGCCTCCGCGAGGGAAGGGTGTTTGCCGACCCAGTCGGGCTGGCTGCCGCCCGCACGAATGAACCGCTCTTGCAAGTGTACGAACGCGATACGGGCGAGGTGCTGATTGACGCCAGCTGCCCGTTTTGGACGGAGCCAGGCGGAAGGCGGTTCAATTTGCGGATGGGGCGGCTGATGCATCGCCCGTATTTGCAATGGGTGTTAGCAAGCGTCGCCATCGCGCCGGCAGCTGTTAGTCTAGCAGCCGCCCTTATGGGAGCATCGCCCGTTTTTGCCGCGCTGCTTGCCGCGGCGGCCGGACTTGGGCTTGGCGCCATCTGGCATCAAACGCTTGCCGGACAGCTGCGCCATTGGTACAGCGTCGCCCGCACTGTCTCGTCCGGCCAGCTGCAGACGGAAGTCAAGACGGCCAAAAAACGGGATGAATTCCATCAAATCGCCTACGAAATCAATAAAATGATTCTCGGCATCCGCACGATCATAGACGGATTGGCGAAAGCAGCGAAAACGGTGCACGATGTCAGCCAAGAGCAGCAGACAGAAGTGCGGCGGTTGTCCGAGTCGTTTGACGAAATCGCCACCGCGGTCGAAACGTTCCGCGAAGGGACAAAACAACAAACAGCGGCGGTTGAACAAGCGGATGAGGTCATTCAAAAAATGGTAGAACGCGTGCAGCTTATGCGCGCCGCGGTCGAACGCGTCGTGAGGCAAGCAGGCGAGGCGTGGTCGTCAGCGGCCGAGGGCATTCGCCTGATGAATGAAACGAAAGCGAACATGGACGCCATGCAGCAAGACATCAGCGAGACGACCGCCCTCATTGACAAAGCAGCAAAAGAGGCGGCGCGCGTTCATGAAATGATTGCCGCCATTCGCACGATCGCCAAGCAGACGAACTTGCTTGCCTTAAACGCTTCGATTGAGGCGGCGCGCGCCGGTGAGGCGGGCCGCGGCTTTTCGATCGTCGCCCAAGAAGTGCGGACGCTCGCCGAAGACACGAACACCTTCGCCGCCAAAATTTTCGCCTCGCTCGACGCCATGACAAACGCGCTCGAAGCAGCTGTACGGTCGGTTCAAGGAAGCGGCCGCCACGTTGAAAAAACAAAAGACTCCCTTTGGCAAACAGGGGAGACGTTTTCCTCGTTCGGTGACATGTTCGCCCAGCTAAACGATCTGCTTCAACAAAACGAAGAGTACGTCAACACCATCACCGCCGACGGTGAGGAGCTAGGCAAATTGATGGGCGGCGTACGCACCGTCGCTTCCGATTTTTCCGACATGGTGCAAGAAACGGCAGCAGGGCTTGAGCGGCAAACCCTCGCCCTTCACGAGCTGGCCGGTGAAGCGGATGCGTTGGCTGCGGCGGCGCGCGATTTGGAAACGATGATCGCCCGCTTTCGCTCATGA
- a CDS encoding FixH family protein: MRRRLFLAMIAMLAGIVIAACSNNNEQAETPAMLEVKMDVPDHIDVDKPTKLACVVTYGGENVDDASEVKFEVWKHGDGDRQMLEAKHDGNGRYSVTKTFKEAGTYSVVAHVTARDMHNMPKQDVVVGNPEQAAAEGVISDGQANKEEGHHHDGGVSMSLSSHSFEAGKPVTLGVRITRDGKPMTDATVRFEIWQADNKHEFIDATEKGNGEYEAAAAFANKGTYSVKVHVEASGLHEHQVEQVTVN; encoded by the coding sequence ATGAGGAGACGTTTGTTTTTAGCGATGATCGCCATGCTCGCTGGCATCGTCATCGCCGCTTGCTCGAACAACAACGAACAAGCGGAAACGCCGGCGATGCTTGAAGTGAAAATGGATGTGCCCGATCATATCGATGTGGACAAGCCGACGAAGCTCGCCTGTGTCGTGACCTACGGCGGCGAAAACGTCGATGATGCAAGCGAAGTGAAATTTGAAGTATGGAAGCATGGCGATGGCGACCGGCAAATGCTTGAAGCGAAGCATGATGGAAATGGACGCTATTCGGTGACGAAAACGTTCAAAGAAGCGGGAACGTATTCGGTTGTCGCCCATGTAACGGCGCGCGATATGCACAACATGCCGAAACAAGATGTCGTCGTCGGGAATCCGGAACAGGCCGCAGCTGAGGGCGTGATCTCGGATGGTCAAGCGAACAAGGAGGAAGGCCATCATCATGACGGCGGTGTCTCCATGTCGTTATCCTCTCATTCGTTCGAAGCGGGAAAACCGGTGACGTTAGGGGTGCGCATCACGAGAGACGGAAAGCCGATGACGGACGCCACCGTTCGTTTTGAAATTTGGCAGGCGGACAACAAGCATGAATTTATCGATGCGACGGAAAAAGGAAATGGCGAATATGAGGCAGCGGCCGCGTTCGCGAACAAAGGGACGTACTCGGTCAAAGTGCATGTCGAAGCGAGCGGGCTGCATGAACATCAAGTGGAACAAGTAACTGTCAATTAA
- a CDS encoding ATP-dependent Clp protease ATP-binding subunit yields MRCQACQQREATVFVNLQWNEEKQQLHLCHECYEKQKQQLSIPMNFGFSPFSFDDWFAGHLAAANAQAAAPETAAKRPQRHGGGFLDQFGRNLTQMAKAGLIDPVIGRDKEIARVMEILNRRNKNNPVLIGEPGVGKTAIVEGLALKIAEGQVPEKLLNKEVYLLDVASLVANTGIRGQFEERMKRLIAELQERKNIILFIDEIHLLVGAGAAEGSMDAGNILKPALARGELQVVGATTLKEYRQIEKDAALERRFQPVIVHEPTVEEAIAILKGIQPKYEQFHHVRYTDEAIEACVKLSHRYIQDRFLPDKAIDLLDEAGSKANLRLGPTDEKQLQERLIQIAKEKEQAAKEENYELAAKLRAEELKLEKQLEQGVTQERPTVDVADIEQIIAEKTGIPVGKLQADEKEKMKHLEENLAKKVIGQAEAVKKVAKAIRRSRAGLKAKHRPIGSFLFVGPTGVGKTELAKTLAEELFGTKDAMIRLDMSEYMEKHSVSKLIGSPPGYVGFEEAGQLTEKVRRNPYSIILLDEIEKAHPDVQHIFLQILEDGRLTDSQGRTVSFKDTVIIATSNAGVTDKKITVGFEKQSGGASSVLDSLNAYFKPEFLNRFDAIIEFKPLEKAHLLQIVDLMLAEVKTAMREQGIELDVTEAAKEKLAELGYHPAFGARPLRRAIQEHVEDNIADCLLDADQSVRAIRIDVKGDAIVAEIAS; encoded by the coding sequence ATGCGTTGCCAAGCATGCCAACAACGTGAAGCAACAGTGTTTGTCAACTTGCAATGGAACGAGGAAAAACAACAACTTCACCTGTGCCATGAATGCTATGAAAAGCAAAAACAACAACTGTCCATTCCGATGAACTTCGGCTTTTCGCCGTTTTCGTTTGACGACTGGTTCGCTGGCCATTTGGCGGCGGCCAACGCGCAAGCGGCCGCGCCGGAAACGGCGGCCAAACGCCCGCAGCGCCATGGCGGTGGATTTTTGGATCAATTCGGCCGCAACTTGACGCAAATGGCCAAAGCGGGCTTGATCGATCCGGTCATCGGCCGCGACAAAGAAATTGCGCGCGTCATGGAAATTTTAAACCGCCGCAACAAAAACAACCCGGTGTTGATCGGGGAGCCGGGCGTCGGGAAAACGGCCATCGTTGAAGGGCTGGCGCTGAAAATTGCCGAAGGGCAAGTGCCAGAAAAACTGTTGAACAAAGAAGTGTACTTGCTTGACGTCGCTTCGCTTGTCGCCAACACCGGCATCCGCGGCCAGTTTGAAGAGCGGATGAAACGGCTCATCGCCGAACTGCAAGAGCGGAAAAACATCATCTTGTTCATTGACGAAATCCATCTGCTCGTCGGTGCTGGAGCCGCTGAAGGCTCGATGGACGCGGGCAACATTTTAAAACCGGCGCTTGCCCGCGGCGAGCTGCAAGTCGTTGGGGCGACGACACTCAAAGAATACCGGCAAATTGAAAAAGACGCGGCTCTTGAGCGCCGCTTCCAACCGGTCATCGTCCACGAGCCGACCGTTGAGGAAGCGATCGCCATCTTAAAAGGCATTCAGCCAAAATATGAACAATTCCATCATGTCCGCTATACGGACGAGGCGATCGAAGCGTGCGTGAAATTGTCGCACCGCTACATTCAAGACCGCTTCCTCCCGGACAAGGCGATCGACTTGCTTGACGAGGCCGGCTCGAAAGCGAACTTGCGCCTCGGCCCGACCGATGAAAAGCAACTGCAAGAGCGATTGATCCAAATCGCGAAAGAAAAAGAACAAGCGGCGAAAGAAGAAAACTACGAATTGGCGGCGAAACTGCGCGCTGAAGAGCTGAAGCTTGAGAAACAACTCGAGCAAGGCGTCACCCAAGAACGCCCAACAGTCGATGTGGCGGACATCGAGCAAATCATTGCCGAGAAAACCGGCATCCCAGTCGGCAAACTGCAAGCCGATGAAAAAGAAAAAATGAAACATCTCGAAGAAAACTTGGCGAAAAAAGTGATCGGCCAAGCGGAAGCGGTGAAAAAAGTCGCCAAAGCGATCCGCCGCAGCCGCGCCGGCTTGAAAGCGAAACACCGCCCGATCGGTTCGTTCTTGTTCGTCGGCCCGACCGGCGTCGGGAAAACGGAGCTCGCCAAAACGCTCGCTGAAGAGCTGTTTGGCACAAAAGACGCCATGATTCGCCTCGATATGAGCGAATACATGGAGAAACATTCGGTCTCGAAGCTGATCGGTTCGCCGCCGGGCTATGTCGGCTTTGAAGAAGCCGGCCAGCTGACGGAAAAAGTGCGCCGCAATCCGTACAGCATCATCTTGCTCGACGAGATTGAAAAAGCGCACCCGGATGTACAGCACATCTTCCTGCAAATTTTGGAAGACGGCCGCTTAACCGACAGCCAAGGCCGCACCGTCAGCTTCAAAGACACCGTCATCATCGCGACAAGCAACGCCGGTGTGACCGACAAAAAAATCACCGTCGGCTTTGAAAAACAAAGCGGTGGCGCATCAAGCGTGCTCGACTCCTTGAACGCTTACTTCAAGCCGGAATTTTTGAACCGCTTCGACGCCATCATCGAGTTCAAGCCGCTTGAAAAAGCGCACTTGCTTCAAATCGTCGACTTGATGCTTGCCGAGGTCAAAACGGCAATGCGCGAACAAGGCATCGAACTCGACGTGACCGAAGCGGCGAAAGAAAAGCTGGCTGAGCTCGGCTACCATCCGGCCTTCGGCGCCCGCCCGCTCCGCCGCGCCATCCAGGAACATGTTGAAGACAACATCGCCGACTGCCTGCTTGACGCCGATCAATCGGTGCGTGCGATCCGCATCGATGTCAAAGGCGATGCCATTGTGGCGGAAATCGCATCATAA
- the larC gene encoding nickel insertion protein, translated as MGGHPPHHEHIDEQMVKMEVNLDDTPGEWLGYVMELLFEAGANDVFYTPIYMKKNRPGVLLQLLCSHGKLEDMKEILFRETTTLGVRYYPLTVHRLERRFREVETEWGTVAVKEGIYRGQVVQRAPEFEQCKTIAQRNGVPLKNVYEQVWKQLNEKPEKT; from the coding sequence ATGGGCGGCCATCCTCCTCATCATGAACATATTGACGAACAAATGGTCAAAATGGAAGTGAATCTTGATGACACGCCGGGGGAGTGGCTCGGCTACGTGATGGAGTTGTTGTTTGAGGCGGGGGCAAACGATGTGTTTTACACGCCGATTTATATGAAAAAGAATCGCCCCGGCGTTTTGCTGCAACTGTTATGTTCGCACGGGAAGCTTGAGGACATGAAAGAGATTTTGTTTCGTGAAACGACGACGCTGGGGGTGCGTTATTACCCGCTGACGGTGCATCGGCTCGAGCGGCGGTTTCGTGAGGTGGAAACGGAGTGGGGGACGGTGGCGGTAAAGGAAGGCATTTACCGCGGCCAAGTCGTCCAAAGAGCCCCGGAGTTTGAACAATGCAAAACGATCGCCCAGAGAAATGGCGTTCCGTTGAAAAACGTGTATGAACAAGTTTGGAAACAGCTGAATGAGAAACCGGAGAAAACCTAG
- a CDS encoding LarC family nickel insertion protein, producing the protein MTIIYFDCFSGISGDMVIGALIDAGADPKLLEAELKKLPLEEEYTLTWRKIVKNGITCTKFDVVLKHDDHHRHHSGHDHRDHHHEHAHDDGHHHHHGHGHDDNHHHHHEHDHGDGRHLAHTHGGSDHHHGHGHHHRSYKEIAGMIEASELAAEVKETALAIFRRIGEAEGRIHHVPLDDVHFHEVGAVDSIIDIVGTAILIHQLGAVSIQSSPIPVGSGTVHIAHGEYPVPAPATLELLKGVPIEQSAVKGELTTPTGAAIVSVLAERFGPLPSMKVTAIGYGAGTKTFPNRPNVLRVVIGEQR; encoded by the coding sequence ATGACGATAATCTATTTCGATTGTTTCTCGGGAATCAGCGGAGATATGGTGATCGGCGCGCTCATCGATGCCGGCGCCGACCCGAAGCTGCTCGAAGCAGAATTAAAGAAACTCCCGTTGGAAGAGGAATACACGTTAACATGGCGGAAGATCGTCAAAAACGGCATTACGTGCACAAAGTTTGATGTTGTCCTCAAGCATGATGACCATCATCGACATCACTCCGGCCATGATCATCGTGACCACCATCACGAGCACGCTCATGATGACGGACACCATCATCATCACGGGCACGGTCATGATGACAATCATCACCATCATCACGAACATGATCACGGCGATGGCCGTCATCTCGCACACACTCATGGCGGCAGCGATCATCATCATGGGCACGGCCACCATCACCGGTCATACAAAGAAATTGCGGGGATGATTGAAGCGTCTGAGTTAGCTGCGGAAGTCAAAGAAACGGCGTTGGCGATTTTCCGCCGCATCGGCGAGGCAGAAGGACGGATTCATCACGTTCCATTGGATGATGTTCATTTTCATGAAGTCGGAGCCGTCGATTCGATCATTGATATTGTCGGAACGGCGATTCTCATCCATCAGTTAGGGGCGGTGTCGATTCAGTCGTCTCCGATTCCCGTCGGGTCGGGTACGGTTCATATCGCACATGGCGAATACCCGGTGCCGGCTCCGGCGACGCTCGAACTGTTAAAAGGCGTCCCGATTGAACAGTCGGCGGTGAAAGGCGAGTTGACGACACCGACAGGGGCAGCGATTGTTTCCGTGCTGGCGGAGCGCTTTGGCCCGCTCCCGTCGATGAAAGTAACTGCCATCGGATATGGAGCTGGGACAAAAACGTTCCCGAACCGCCCGAATGTGCTGCGCGTAGTGATCGGTGAACAACGGTAG
- the larB gene encoding nickel pincer cofactor biosynthesis protein LarB — MLEDILRQVQTGELSVEEAKERLKPFDRLGFANVDLHRPKRQGFPEVVFGEGKTADQIIAIVRTLKEHDDRVLVTRVTQDKAAAVRALFPELVYHDVARLLYWKKEQAKTKETDAYIAVICAGTSDLGVAEEAAITAEMFDCEVRRFYDVGVAGIHRLFHHIEAIRAATVSIVVAGMEGALPSVVSGLVSHPVIAVPTSVGYGAHFQGLSALLTMLNSCAPGISVVNIDNGFGGGYSAALIHRLACQKG, encoded by the coding sequence ATGCTCGAAGACATTTTGCGACAAGTACAAACAGGGGAACTGAGTGTCGAAGAGGCGAAGGAGCGGTTGAAGCCGTTTGACCGCTTAGGATTTGCCAACGTCGACCTTCATCGCCCGAAACGGCAAGGGTTTCCGGAAGTGGTGTTCGGGGAAGGAAAAACGGCAGACCAAATCATCGCCATTGTCCGAACACTAAAAGAACATGACGACCGCGTGCTCGTCACCCGCGTGACACAAGACAAAGCAGCGGCTGTGCGTGCGCTGTTTCCCGAGCTGGTGTATCATGATGTCGCGCGTCTGTTATATTGGAAAAAGGAACAGGCGAAAACGAAGGAAACGGATGCGTATATCGCTGTGATTTGTGCCGGCACGTCAGATCTCGGCGTCGCCGAGGAAGCGGCGATCACCGCCGAGATGTTCGACTGTGAAGTGCGGCGGTTTTACGATGTCGGCGTGGCGGGCATTCACCGGCTGTTTCACCATATCGAAGCCATTCGTGCGGCGACCGTTTCGATCGTCGTGGCCGGAATGGAAGGGGCGTTGCCAAGCGTCGTCAGCGGCCTTGTCTCCCACCCGGTGATCGCCGTGCCGACAAGCGTCGGCTATGGCGCCCACTTCCAAGGGTTATCGGCATTATTGACGATGTTGAATTCATGCGCGCCGGGCATTAGTGTCGTCAATATTGATAACGGATTTGGCGGCGGATATAGCGCTGCCTTAATTCACCGGCTCGCCTGCCAAAAGGGGTGA
- a CDS encoding FGGY family carbohydrate kinase, with protein MAKEYVIGLDLGTTSVKACVFHRSGQLMAEAEKMNTFHYPKQGWVEQDAAEIERSAVLAVREAIEQIKRFMNATSALSAIWRATFKRNR; from the coding sequence ATGGCAAAAGAATATGTGATCGGGTTGGATCTTGGAACGACAAGTGTGAAAGCATGTGTGTTTCATAGGAGCGGCCAATTGATGGCCGAGGCTGAAAAAATGAATACGTTCCATTACCCGAAACAAGGGTGGGTGGAACAAGATGCGGCGGAAATTGAGCGTTCCGCGGTCTTGGCCGTGCGCGAAGCAATCGAACAAATAAAGAGGTTTATGAACGCTACGAGCGCCTTGTCCGCCATATGGCGAGCTACTTTCAAAAGGAATAGGTGA
- the larE gene encoding ATP-dependent sacrificial sulfur transferase LarE gives MLEQKYEKLQSILRDMGSVVVAFSGGVDSTFLLKAAVDTLGADHVLAVTADSETYPSSELEEAKRLAKWIGAPHEIIETSELAIPGYAENSKNRCYFCKSSLFDHLIPLMEAKGFQNVVYGVIADDANEYRPGMKAAKERGVRGPLQEANLYKKEIRELSRRLGLPTWDKPSFACLSSRIAYGESITVEKLTRVEKAEQFLRQTFQIRQVRVRTHQEVARIEVEPNDMAVILAHRDRIAKQLQTYGYQYVTLDLVGYQSGSMNKMLP, from the coding sequence ATGCTTGAGCAAAAATATGAAAAGCTGCAGTCCATTCTTCGGGATATGGGATCAGTGGTGGTCGCGTTTTCCGGCGGGGTCGACAGCACGTTTTTGCTGAAAGCGGCGGTGGACACGCTCGGAGCAGATCATGTGCTGGCCGTCACCGCTGATTCAGAGACGTATCCGTCCAGCGAACTCGAGGAAGCAAAGCGGCTGGCGAAATGGATCGGGGCTCCGCATGAAATTATTGAAACGTCGGAACTGGCGATCCCGGGTTATGCGGAAAACTCGAAAAACCGCTGTTATTTTTGCAAAAGCAGTTTGTTTGACCATTTGATCCCCCTTATGGAGGCAAAAGGGTTTCAAAATGTCGTTTACGGTGTCATTGCCGATGACGCCAACGAATATCGGCCGGGAATGAAGGCGGCGAAAGAAAGAGGGGTGCGCGGCCCCCTTCAAGAGGCGAACTTATACAAAAAAGAAATTCGTGAACTCTCCCGCCGGCTCGGCTTGCCGACATGGGACAAACCGTCTTTTGCCTGTCTGTCGTCGCGCATTGCCTATGGCGAATCGATTACAGTGGAAAAATTGACGAGGGTGGAAAAAGCAGAACAATTTCTCAGACAGACGTTTCAGATTCGCCAAGTGCGGGTCCGCACTCACCAAGAGGTTGCAAGAATTGAAGTGGAGCCAAACGATATGGCGGTCATTTTGGCGCATCGCGACCGCATTGCGAAACAGCTGCAAACGTACGGCTATCAATATGTGACGCTCGATTTAGTCGGCTATCAGAGCGGAAGTATGAACAAAATGTTGCCGTAA
- the mntA gene encoding type VII toxin-antitoxin system MntA family adenylyltransferase antitoxin, with amino-acid sequence METVIIQTLRPVLDPFVIYLFGSAARGAMRPDSDVDIAFVSDGEPHDPYELFRLAGHLADKLGRDVDLVDLRQASTVFQAQVVSTGKAIDCRDERKRAEFEMKTLKMYVKLNEERAPVLKQITESGSIYEK; translated from the coding sequence ATGGAGACGGTCATCATTCAGACCCTCCGTCCGGTTCTTGACCCGTTCGTCATTTATCTGTTCGGTTCAGCCGCCCGTGGGGCGATGCGCCCGGACAGTGATGTCGATATCGCCTTTGTCAGCGACGGCGAACCGCATGATCCGTATGAGCTGTTTCGGCTCGCGGGGCATTTGGCTGACAAGTTAGGGCGAGATGTCGATCTTGTCGATTTGCGCCAAGCCAGCACCGTGTTTCAAGCGCAAGTCGTCTCGACGGGAAAAGCCATTGATTGCCGCGACGAGCGGAAACGGGCTGAGTTCGAAATGAAAACATTGAAAATGTATGTGAAACTAAACGAAGAAAGAGCGCCGGTGTTAAAACAAATTACGGAAAGCGGGAGCATATATGAAAAGTGA
- the hepT gene encoding type VII toxin-antitoxin system HepT family RNase toxin, with translation MKSDVILNKISVIERCLKRIREEYNGDPKNLQNYTKQDSIVLNLQRACEACIDLAMHIVAEQKFGLPQHSRDAFALLEEHGVISPSVSKKMKAMIGFRNIAVHDYQQLNLGIVQAIVEHHLDDFKQFAEAILRYAKENN, from the coding sequence ATGAAAAGTGATGTCATTTTAAACAAGATCAGCGTGATCGAACGCTGCCTGAAACGAATTCGTGAAGAATATAACGGCGATCCAAAAAATTTACAAAATTACACAAAACAAGATTCGATCGTTCTGAATTTACAGCGGGCGTGCGAAGCCTGCATCGATTTGGCCATGCATATCGTTGCCGAGCAAAAATTCGGATTGCCGCAGCATAGCCGCGATGCGTTCGCTCTTCTCGAAGAACATGGGGTCATCTCCCCTTCCGTAAGCAAAAAGATGAAGGCGATGATCGGATTCCGCAACATCGCTGTTCACGACTACCAACAACTGAACCTCGGCATCGTGCAAGCCATCGTTGAACACCATCTTGATGATTTCAAACAGTTTGCCGAAGCTATCCTCCGTTATGCGAAAGAAAACAACTAG
- a CDS encoding TetR/AcrR family transcriptional regulator: MSEHSWIQELLQIGGKDGKFSEKQLKILEAAVEMFAEKGYAATSTSEIAKKAGVAEGTIFRHYKTKKDLLLAIVTPTLFQSVAPFLAKEFVREVFDNEYETYEQFLRAVLANRYAFVKTYLPAIRVLWQELAFHSEIKQCFQRVFVEHVYPKFARIARHFQEKGELAELPVDSVIRLTITSLAGFLAARFLLLPDHHWDDEAEMERTIHVLMNGLRR, from the coding sequence ATGAGCGAGCATTCATGGATTCAGGAATTGCTGCAAATCGGCGGCAAGGACGGGAAGTTCAGTGAAAAACAGCTGAAAATTTTGGAAGCGGCGGTGGAAATGTTTGCTGAAAAAGGCTATGCGGCGACTTCCACGAGTGAAATCGCCAAAAAGGCCGGGGTGGCGGAAGGGACGATCTTCCGCCACTATAAGACGAAAAAAGACTTATTGTTGGCGATCGTCACGCCGACATTGTTTCAGTCCGTCGCCCCGTTTTTGGCGAAAGAGTTTGTTCGCGAAGTGTTTGACAACGAATATGAGACGTACGAACAGTTTTTGCGCGCGGTGCTCGCTAACCGCTACGCGTTTGTGAAAACGTATTTGCCGGCGATTCGCGTGCTCTGGCAGGAGCTGGCCTTTCATTCCGAGATCAAACAGTGCTTTCAACGCGTGTTTGTCGAGCATGTGTATCCGAAATTCGCCCGCATTGCCCGCCACTTTCAAGAGAAAGGGGAGTTGGCCGAGCTGCCGGTCGATTCCGTCATCCGCCTGACGATCACATCGCTCGCCGGCTTTTTGGCCGCCCGCTTTCTCCTTTTGCCTGACCACCATTGGGACGATGAGGCGGAGATGGAGCGGACGATTCACGTATTGATGAACGGTCTGCGGCGCTAA
- a CDS encoding YhgE/Pip domain-containing protein: MSILRSKWVALSPVMVAIVVLIFSLVLVPTVHPKPQKLPVAFVNEDEGVQLPNQPPINMGKNIEQAIQNMAKSNAAGKDHPPIDWMQVDSENKAKKGMDKQHYYGALIIPKDFSKKVASLQTPRPSAPKVKIVVNQGMNAAASAIVQQILNQAADHINANVRQQLLQAMAKKGGMVTVEQAALLASPVEKETAVIHAVGTHSANGNAPVSFVQPIWVASLAAAALLHLAMDRRAFAHRREKLAAQVMKTVVGLLLALIAGFGLIGMADAIGFHIPSFIDMALFVSLAFFSFFAIESAVFAWIGLKGILIFILLLFFGAPLLSMAPELMTSFYRDWVYSWLPQRFMVEGLRELFFFDPTFQWNEPVSVLCWLAFVGVVLVIVSAFKKRMVQESEESGKLVTS; this comes from the coding sequence ATGAGCATTTTGAGAAGTAAGTGGGTGGCCTTGTCGCCTGTCATGGTGGCCATTGTAGTATTGATTTTCTCTCTTGTTCTTGTTCCAACCGTGCATCCGAAGCCGCAAAAGCTTCCCGTTGCGTTTGTCAACGAGGACGAAGGGGTGCAATTGCCGAATCAGCCCCCGATCAACATGGGGAAGAACATTGAACAAGCCATCCAAAACATGGCGAAATCGAATGCAGCTGGAAAGGATCACCCCCCAATTGATTGGATGCAAGTTGACAGCGAGAACAAAGCGAAAAAAGGAATGGATAAGCAACACTATTATGGCGCTCTCATCATTCCAAAAGATTTCAGCAAGAAAGTAGCGTCCCTGCAGACGCCCCGTCCTTCTGCCCCAAAAGTGAAAATCGTCGTCAATCAAGGAATGAATGCCGCAGCGTCTGCCATCGTGCAGCAAATCTTGAATCAAGCGGCGGACCATATCAATGCCAACGTGCGCCAACAATTGTTGCAAGCGATGGCTAAAAAAGGGGGAATGGTGACGGTTGAACAGGCTGCTCTTCTCGCCTCGCCTGTTGAGAAAGAGACGGCCGTCATTCACGCGGTCGGCACACACAGCGCCAACGGCAATGCGCCTGTTTCGTTCGTTCAGCCGATTTGGGTGGCAAGCCTCGCTGCAGCGGCGCTGCTACATTTAGCGATGGATCGACGCGCGTTTGCCCATCGACGCGAGAAGCTAGCTGCACAGGTGATGAAAACGGTTGTTGGGCTGCTGCTGGCGCTGATCGCAGGATTTGGACTTATCGGGATGGCGGATGCGATCGGATTTCATATCCCTTCATTTATAGATATGGCGCTGTTTGTTTCCCTTGCCTTTTTTAGCTTTTTTGCCATTGAAAGCGCCGTGTTCGCTTGGATTGGGTTAAAAGGGATCCTGATTTTTATTCTTCTTTTGTTCTTCGGCGCTCCACTGCTTTCCATGGCGCCGGAATTGATGACATCATTTTACCGCGATTGGGTTTATTCATGGCTGCCGCAGCGCTTCATGGTCGAGGGGCTTCGGGAACTCTTTTTCTTTGATCCGACATTTCAATGGAACGAACCCGTTTCCGTCTTATGTTGGCTGGCGTTTGTCGGGGTTGTTCTCGTCATCGTTTCGGCATTCAAGAAACGTATGGTTCAGGAATCGGAGGAATCCGGCAAACTGGTGACGTCATGA